In Apteryx mantelli isolate bAptMan1 chromosome 26, bAptMan1.hap1, whole genome shotgun sequence, a single window of DNA contains:
- the ERRFI1 gene encoding ERBB receptor feedback inhibitor 1 isoform X2, whose product MTCSAKMCPSSYELLLRFVKDTCSQGNASCRKPVKTEFLRLGDLTIEQYTMSTAGVAAQEIRVPLKTGFLHTSQGMGSLKTCWGSHSGFENTYFNVDPIAVAYNLNPSAEQHLPSSGHSSDHASMNDHSFAESCIQVPSQKSSPAPVSPNNEQPISRYEDHLVPGFSKLSLSMGYVSEETPPHMPIKNGPVQFLPASSNDRSSRPLPPLPISEDLTSDEVDREVEFLTSSDTDFLLEDYELPPFKSSAPSRRSFRGCGQINYAYFDAPAGPKPEGTNPAQSLNGYISGIYPPSQQLHRRLRRSHSGPAGSLNKPVVRLSGHLNRSSPNSDEDKPEIPPRVPIPPRALKPDYRRWSAEVASSAYSDEDRPPKVPPREPLSRSNSRTPSPKSLPSYLNGIMPPTQSFAPDPKYVSSKALQRQNSEGSANRVPCILPIIENGKKASSTHYYLLPERPPYLDKYEKFFREAEETSSNSEVQSWSGDCTATSTPTKLDSKTRMDIAGHLKRKHLSYIVSP is encoded by the exons ATGACTTGTAGTGCAAAAATGTGCCCCTCCTCCTATGAATTGCTTCTGAGATTTGTTAAAGATACATGCTCGCAAG GGAATGCAAGCTGCAGGAAGCCTGTCAAGACTGAATTTCTAAGGTTGGGAGACCTCACCATAGAGCAGTACACAATGTCAACTGCAGGAGTTGCTGCACAAGAAATAAGAGTCCCCTTAAAAACTGGATTTCTTCACACTAGCCAAGGCATGGGGAGTCTGAAAACCTGTTGGGGTAGCCACAGCGGATTTGAAAA taCTTACTTTAATGTGGACCCTATAGCTGTGGCATATAATTTGAATCCATCAGCAGAGCAACATTTACCGTCCAGTG GGCACTCTTCAGACCATGCTTCCATGAATGACCACAGCTTTGCTGAAAGTTGCATCCAGGTCCCATCTCAGAAATCTAGTCCAGCTCCTGTAAGTCCCAACAATGAACAGCCAATTTCAAGATACGAAGACCATCTTGTTCCTGGCTTTAGTAAACTGTCATTATCTATGGGCTATGTTTctgaagaaacacctcctcaCATGCCAATAAAAAATGGGCCAGTTCAATTTCTGCCTGCATCTTCCAATGACCGCAGCTCCAGGCCACTACCTCCACTGCCTATTTCTGAGGATCTTACTTCAGATGAGGTTGATAGAGAAGTGGAATTCCTGACCAGCTCAGACACTGACTTTTTGTTAGAAGATTATGAACTTCCTCCTTTTAAATCCAGTGCCCCAAGTAGGCGGAGCTTTAGGGGTTGTGGACAAATCAATTATGCATATTTTGATGCTCCAGCAGGACCAAAACCAGAAGGCACCAACCCTGCACAAAGCCTAAATGGATACATTTCTGGTATTTATCCTCCTTCACAGCAGCTGCATCGACGTCTGCGAAGGTCCCATTCAGGGCCTGCTGGATCACTCAATAAACCAGTAGTGAGACTATCTGGACACTTAAACAGGTCTTCTCCAAATTCTGATGAAGATAAACCAGAGATTCCACCAAGGGTTCCCATACCTCCAAGGGCTCTCAAACCAGACTATAGAAGGTGGTCGGCAGAAGTTGCTTCTAGTGCATACAGCGATGAAGACAGGCCTCCCAAAGTGCCTCCAAGAGAACCTTTGTCCCGCAGCAATTCCCGTACACCAAGTCCTAAAAGCCTGCCATCATACCTCAATGGGATTATGCCCCCCACCCAGAGTTTTGCACCTGATCCTAAATATGTCAGCAGCAAAGCTCTACAGAGACAAAATAGCGAAGGATCTGCCAACAGGGTCCCTTGCATTCTTCCCATTATTGAAAATGGTAAGAAGGCCAGTTCAACACACTACTATCTGCTGCCTGAAAGGCCTCCCTATCTGGACAAGTATGAGAAATTcttcagagaagcagaagaaactAGCTCTAATTCAGAGGTACAGTCCTGGTCTGGTGACTGCACAGCCACTTCAACCCCAACAAAACTGGACTCAAAAACTAGAATGGACATAGCTGGTCATCTGAAACGAAAACACCTGTCTTACATAGTTTCTCCATAG
- the PARK7 gene encoding Parkinson disease protein 7, translating into MASKRALVILAKGAEEMETVIPTDVMRRAGIKVTVAGLTGKEPVQCSRDVFICPDASLEDARKEGPYDVVVLPGGNLGAQNLSESTAVKDILKDQESRKGLIAAICAGPTALLAHGIGFGSKVTTHPLAKDKMMDGAHYCYSESRVEKDGNILTSRGPGTSFEFGLAIVETLMGKEVAEQVKAPLILKE; encoded by the exons ATGGCCTCGAAAAGAGCATTGGTGATTCTGGCAAAAGGAGCAGAAGAAATGGAAACTGTTATCCCCACTGATGTTATGAGAAGAGCTGGA ATCAAGGTGACTGTTGCAGGCCTAACAGGAAAAGAACCAGTGCAGTGCAGTCGAGATGTCTTCATTTGTCCTGATGCCAGTCTAGAGGATGCCAGAAAAGAG GGGCCTTATGATGTTGTGGTCTTGCCTGGAGGTAATCTTGGAGCTCAGAACTTGTCAGAG TCTACTGCTGTGAAAGACATTTTGAAGGACCAGGAAAGCAGGAAAGGCCTGATTGCTGCTATATGTGCAG GTCCTACTGCCCTTCTGGCACATGGGATAGGTTTTGGAAGCAAAGTCACAACACATCCTTTGGCCAAAGATAAAATGATGGATGGAG CACACTACTGCTACTCCGAGAGCCGTGTGGAGAAAGATGGGAACATCCTCACCAGCCGCGGCCCTGGTACCAGCTTTGAGTTTGGGTTGGCCATTGTTGAAACACTGATGGGGAAGGAGGTGGCTGAACAGGTGAAGGCGCCCCTAATATTGAAAGAGTGA
- the ERRFI1 gene encoding ERBB receptor feedback inhibitor 1 isoform X1: MSTAGVAAQEIRVPLKTGFLHTSQGMGSLKTCWGSHSGFENTYFNVDPIAVAYNLNPSAEQHLPSSGHSSDHASMNDHSFAESCIQVPSQKSSPAPVSPNNEQPISRYEDHLVPGFSKLSLSMGYVSEETPPHMPIKNGPVQFLPASSNDRSSRPLPPLPISEDLTSDEVDREVEFLTSSDTDFLLEDYELPPFKSSAPSRRSFRGCGQINYAYFDAPAGPKPEGTNPAQSLNGYISGIYPPSQQLHRRLRRSHSGPAGSLNKPVVRLSGHLNRSSPNSDEDKPEIPPRVPIPPRALKPDYRRWSAEVASSAYSDEDRPPKVPPREPLSRSNSRTPSPKSLPSYLNGIMPPTQSFAPDPKYVSSKALQRQNSEGSANRVPCILPIIENGKKASSTHYYLLPERPPYLDKYEKFFREAEETSSNSEVQSWSGDCTATSTPTKLDSKTRMDIAGHLKRKHLSYIVSP; this comes from the exons ATGTCAACTGCAGGAGTTGCTGCACAAGAAATAAGAGTCCCCTTAAAAACTGGATTTCTTCACACTAGCCAAGGCATGGGGAGTCTGAAAACCTGTTGGGGTAGCCACAGCGGATTTGAAAA taCTTACTTTAATGTGGACCCTATAGCTGTGGCATATAATTTGAATCCATCAGCAGAGCAACATTTACCGTCCAGTG GGCACTCTTCAGACCATGCTTCCATGAATGACCACAGCTTTGCTGAAAGTTGCATCCAGGTCCCATCTCAGAAATCTAGTCCAGCTCCTGTAAGTCCCAACAATGAACAGCCAATTTCAAGATACGAAGACCATCTTGTTCCTGGCTTTAGTAAACTGTCATTATCTATGGGCTATGTTTctgaagaaacacctcctcaCATGCCAATAAAAAATGGGCCAGTTCAATTTCTGCCTGCATCTTCCAATGACCGCAGCTCCAGGCCACTACCTCCACTGCCTATTTCTGAGGATCTTACTTCAGATGAGGTTGATAGAGAAGTGGAATTCCTGACCAGCTCAGACACTGACTTTTTGTTAGAAGATTATGAACTTCCTCCTTTTAAATCCAGTGCCCCAAGTAGGCGGAGCTTTAGGGGTTGTGGACAAATCAATTATGCATATTTTGATGCTCCAGCAGGACCAAAACCAGAAGGCACCAACCCTGCACAAAGCCTAAATGGATACATTTCTGGTATTTATCCTCCTTCACAGCAGCTGCATCGACGTCTGCGAAGGTCCCATTCAGGGCCTGCTGGATCACTCAATAAACCAGTAGTGAGACTATCTGGACACTTAAACAGGTCTTCTCCAAATTCTGATGAAGATAAACCAGAGATTCCACCAAGGGTTCCCATACCTCCAAGGGCTCTCAAACCAGACTATAGAAGGTGGTCGGCAGAAGTTGCTTCTAGTGCATACAGCGATGAAGACAGGCCTCCCAAAGTGCCTCCAAGAGAACCTTTGTCCCGCAGCAATTCCCGTACACCAAGTCCTAAAAGCCTGCCATCATACCTCAATGGGATTATGCCCCCCACCCAGAGTTTTGCACCTGATCCTAAATATGTCAGCAGCAAAGCTCTACAGAGACAAAATAGCGAAGGATCTGCCAACAGGGTCCCTTGCATTCTTCCCATTATTGAAAATGGTAAGAAGGCCAGTTCAACACACTACTATCTGCTGCCTGAAAGGCCTCCCTATCTGGACAAGTATGAGAAATTcttcagagaagcagaagaaactAGCTCTAATTCAGAGGTACAGTCCTGGTCTGGTGACTGCACAGCCACTTCAACCCCAACAAAACTGGACTCAAAAACTAGAATGGACATAGCTGGTCATCTGAAACGAAAACACCTGTCTTACATAGTTTCTCCATAG